The region GGCCGGTGAACTTGACGTAGAGGTCGTTCATGCGCTTGCGGATGCGCAGGATCTCGCGGGCCTGGATCTCGATGTCCGAGGCCATGCCGCGTGCGCCGCCCGAAGGCTGGTGGATCATGATGCGGGCGTTGGGCAGCGCGATGCGCATGCCCGGCTCACCGGCGGCGAGCAGGAACGAGCCCATCGAGGCAGCCTGGCCGATGCATACGGTCGACACGCGGGGGCGGATGTACTGCATGGTATCGTAGATCGCGAGACCCGCCGTCACCACGCCGCCCGGCGAGTTGATGTACATCGAGATATCCTTCGAGGGATTTTCCGACTCGAGGAACAGAAGCTGGGCGATGATCACCGAGGCCATGTGGTCCTCGACTTCGCCGGTCACGAAAATGATGCGTTCGCGCAGGAGGCGCGAATAGATGTCGAAGCTGCGTTCGCCGCGGCTCGATTGTTCGACCACGACCGGGATCAGCGCGCCGGTGACGGGATCGGTGGTGAATTTGCCTTGCGCACTCGATGCGCCGAACAGGTCGAGCATGGAAATCCTCATATGGTTAGGCTTCGCTATGTCGCGTGCCACGGCGCGATGTTCAAGGGCATTAACCCCGAATCCGGGGAATTCCCTGCCCGATGGTGTCACCTCCACCAAGGCGCTTGCATCTGCGAGATCGCTTGCGCAGCTTCAGCGGCAAGGTTCGGACGAGGACACCCCGATGAAATTGCAGCTTCTTGGCATCGCTCTCGCAGTGACCGCACTTACGCCTTCGCCCGGCGCGGCACAAAGCGCGGCAGATTACCTCGCGCGGATCGCGGCAGTTGATGACTCCGGACCGCGGCTCAACGCGGTGCTGGCGATCAATCCCGATGCCGCGAAGGACGAAGCCGCCGCCACGGCGATCAAGGGGCCGCTTTCGGGCAAGGTTGTGCTGATCAAGGACAACATCGAGATGGCAGGCCCCCTTCCCACCACGGCGGGCAGCCTCGCCCTGAAAGACAGCGTCACCGGCCGCGATGCGCCACTGGTGGCGCGATTGCGCAAGGCAGGCGTGGTGATCCTGGGCAAGACCAACCTGTCAGAATGGGCCAACATCCGCTCGTCCTCCTCGTCAAGCGGCTGGAGCGCGATCGGCGGGCAGACGAAGAACCCGCATGCGATCGACCGGACGCCCTGCGGATCGTCCTCGGGCAGCGGCTCGGCCATAGCGGCTGGCCTTGCATGGGCGGCCATAGGCACCGAGACTGATGGCTCGATCACATGCCCGGCGTCGGTCAACGGCATCGTCGGGTTCAAGCCCACCGTCGGCATGGTCAGCCGCACCCACGTCGTCCCGATCAGCCACAGCCAGGACACGGCAGGACCGATGACCCGCAGCGTTGCGGCTGCCGCGCTGCTGATGAATGCTCTTGCCGGGAGCGACCCCGCCGATGCTGCCACCATGGAGGCGGACAAGCGCAAGACGGACTTCACCAGCGGACTTGCCAGTGCCAGCCTCAAAGGCGTCCGCATCGGCGTGCTGCGCAAGCAGGCGGGCAATCACCCCGCGCTGCTCGCCCTGTTCGGCAAGGCCCTGGCTGACATGAAGGCTGCGGGTGCAGAACTCGTCGAGATCGAATACGAGCCTGCGCCGGAGATGGGCCGCGACGAGTTCACCGTGCTGCTCTACGAACTGCGCGAGGACATGGGCGCCTACCTGCGCTCGCTGCCCGGCAGGCAGGGGCCAAAGTCGCTGGCCGACCTGATC is a window of Novosphingobium sp. THN1 DNA encoding:
- the clpP gene encoding ATP-dependent Clp endopeptidase proteolytic subunit ClpP gives rise to the protein MLDLFGASSAQGKFTTDPVTGALIPVVVEQSSRGERSFDIYSRLLRERIIFVTGEVEDHMASVIIAQLLFLESENPSKDISMYINSPGGVVTAGLAIYDTMQYIRPRVSTVCIGQAASMGSFLLAAGEPGMRIALPNARIMIHQPSGGARGMASDIEIQAREILRIRKRMNDLYVKFTGRSLDEIEKAMDRDTFLEAEEAKNFGLVDKVFESRPTTDSVGGEEGSGGAPA